A segment of the Kazachstania africana CBS 2517 chromosome 2, complete genome genome:
GCAGCTTCAAGATCATCCATGTGAATACCTATAGCAACTCTCATTAGAAGATGTTGTGGACGTTCAGCCACTTGACCATTAATTTTTAGTAAGTAGGAACGTTCAAGTGTCTTATAACCgaaataattgaatttgtaaTCCCTGTCATAGACTATAGTAGAATCTATGACGTCTTTGTTCTTCATAATAATTTCGTGAACTCTTTGTGAAATGACTGGAGCGTGTTTGCCTGTAGTTGGGTTGACATAGTTGTATAAGTCATCCATAACTTGAGAAAATTGCTTCTTGGTTTGTTTATGTAGGTTTGAAATGGCTAATCTGGCAGCTAAAGTACCGTAATCTGGATGAATAGTAGTCATGTACGCACATGTTTCAGCAGCCAAATTATCTAGTTCTTGAGTAGTGACACCCTCGTAGATACCTGAGATAATACGTTGTGTGATTCTTGCAGCATCGACTTGTTTTGGATCTAAACCATACGATAGACGTTCGACTCTTGCAGTAATTTTATCGAAACGGACAGGTTCCTTACGACCATCTCTCTTGATGACatacattttttatttgattttaaaattaGTGAATATATTAGTTTATAATGACCTTAAGGGAGATAGGTTGGATAAATATGCTATGAAAAGACGAATACAATTCAAATAGTAACGGGAGAAGACGTTACAACACTTACAGTGGAAAGGAAAATAACGTgtgtttatatataaaaatgtcTTCTACCACTATGGGTAAAggaaaaaagagaagaagaaaaaaaaattatgaagatgaaaactTTTTGTAAACATAGCAACCATTGGGAGGGGAGCACAACACAACTTTACGCGTCGGTTCCTCATTATACGTGTTTCGCGTATTTCTTTTTGGCCACTTCACTCCCATTTGCTGACGTGTTAGCATGGCAACCAACCGTTTTAGGAAATGAATTGCTTTTTTACTGCCTGCCAGACAGTCGTGAAATCTGAGGCCTCTGCTGATTGCCGAGGAGACAACAAAAAGGAGGAAAAGTAAAACTGCGCAGAAGAATTTCACCATAGAAACTGATTTCAAACTTAAAATTGACGCgtcgtttttttttcatttttttgatgaagggaaaaaaaaataaaaattatttcagTTAACGCGTTTTGCTCAGAATACACCTGGGAAGGTGCCGCCGCTTGTTCCGTTCCATACAAGGTATTGGATCATATTAGTAATGGAGAACTGATCAGGGCAATGAAACGCGTAAACATATCGATTAAGTAGGAAATTACGTTCTTTTTTCCCAGTTGGGATCAAATAGTATAGAAAGTAACATGTCCGTTTCAGAGGGATGGGGTGTAGCTGAGCTGTGTGACATCCTCATTTGAATAGGCTTCAGCACTTGCagtaatattttcaaagtcGAAAAATCCTTGTAGAGGTTGTAATTGAGAAGAAGAGCTTAAGATATTATGTCAACTTTCATCATTCGTGACGAACAACAGACCTTCTTAGTTCCAATATATCAAGCACATTATACAATTACTGACGGAATTTAGCTAGGATAATGGAATAGGGAATACATTATTGGGTACTATACATTCtattgtatattattataattatATACTAGTGTGGTCatgaaataatattattaaatgtTGATCTATTGAGTACTGACATTTACCTGGTCAGAAGTAGAAACTGAAACAGGAATCTTTTCAGTGGAATTAGTATCGGCAGGTCTGATAGGTTCTTGGTTTTCAAGTTTCATAGATGACATGCCACTGGAAATCGAGCTGTCTGTAGAAACTGGTGACGAGCTTCTCTCAATATCTGTGTTTGCGAACCTAGGACCTTGTGTGATGTATTCTGGACGGTGTAGGGTTTCCATAATAGCGATATTATTAGCGGCTTGGTCAGCGACACTCTGATCAATTGTGAACTGAATAGCAGCAGAAGCAGCTTGTGTTCTTAGGTAATACATACCTGTCTTCAAACCCTTCTTCCAACCGTAGAAATGCATACTTGTAATTTTACCCATGGTTGGTGCACGAATGAATAAGTTTAATGAATGAGATTGATCAATGTAAATGGAACGATCAGCAGCCATATCTagaatcttcttttgagAAATTTCCCAGACAGTCTTATATAATTCCTTAAGTTCATCTGGAACATTTGGCAAGTTTTGAATGGAACCATTCTGTGTAATTAAATATTGTTTCATACTATCATCCCAAATACCTAAATCGACTAAATCACGTAATAAGTATGGATTAACAATTTGGAATTCACCCGATAAGACACGACGTTGGTACATGTTGGAGGTGATAGGTTCGAAACATTCATTGAAACCCATGATTTGTGAAGTAGAAGCTGTTGGCATTGGTGCCATCGTTAGAGAGTTTCTGATACCATACTTGACAATATCTTTTCTCAATGTTTCCCAATCCCACATACCGAATGGTTCAGCATTCCACATATCCATTTGTAGGATACCTTGGGAAGCTGGAGAACCTGGAAAGGTTTCATAGTGACCTTCCTTTTGTGCTAGTTCACATGAGGCTTCTAAGGATGCATGATAGATAGTTTCgaaaatttgtttattaAGTTTAGTAGCTTCATCAGATTCGAATGGTAGACGTAACATCATGAAAGTATCAGCTAAACCTTGTACACCTAAGGCAATTGGCCTATGTCTCATGTTAGATCTCTTAGCTTCTGGGACTGGGTAGTAATTATTGTCAATAACTCTATTCAAATTGCGTGTAATAACCTTAGCGACGCTGTGTAGTTTGTCAAAGTTGTAAGTTGAAGTCTTGTTATCTTCAGAGTATTCTATAAAGGTGGGCAAGCAAATAGAAGCCAAATTACAAACAGCAGTCTCTTCTGGGTTGGAGTATTCGAGGATTTCACAACATAAGTTAGAGGATTTGATAGTACCTAGATTCTTTTGGTTAGACTTTTGGTTTGCAGCATCCTTGTAACACATGAATGGAGTACCAGTTTCGGTTTGAGCTTCCAAAATGGCGTACCATAATTTTTGAGCTTTGATGGTCTTACCACGACCTTCTCTTTCATAACGTTCatataattcttcaaattcgtCACCATAAACATCAGATAGACCTGGAGCTTCACTTGATGAGAAAAAAGTCCATTGGCCATTATCAGCAACACGCTTCATGAATAAATCTGGGATCCATAAAGCAGGGAATAGATCTCTAGCACGGTACTCTTCATCACCATGATTCTTTCtcatttcaatgaatttgaagacaTCTGGATGCCATGGTTCTAAGAAGAACGCAATGGCACCTGGTCTCTTATTACCACCTTGGGTGACGAAACGAGCGGTAGTATTGAAGATGCTGACAACAGGCATCATACCTTTAGCTTTACCGTTTGTACCAGCGATATAGGAGTCACTACCACGGATGTCATGAACATGGACACCAATACCACCTGCGGATTTAGAAATTAAGGCACATTCTTTTAATGTTTCGAAAATACCATCAATGGAATCGTCTTTCATGGAGACCAGGAAACATGAAGACATTTGTGGATGCGGGGTACCAGCGTTGAATAATGTTGGTGTGGCATGAATGAAGTATTTAAGGGACATTAGATTGTAGGATTCGATGGCCGATTCGATATCATCCATATGAATACCTAAGGCGACTCTCATAAGTAAATGTTGTGGACGTTCTACAACTTTATCTTCGATTCTCAAAAGATAAGAACGTTCAAGAGTCTTGAAACcgaaataattgaaattataatCTCTATCATATACGATAGCTGAGTTTAATAcatctttatttttcatgACAATGTCATAAACCCTTTTTGATACCAATGGAGCATGTTTACCTGTAGCAGGATTGATATAGTGATGTAGATTACTGACAACTTGTGAGAATTGCTTTGTTGTCTGTTTgtgtaaatttgaaattgccaATCTGGCAGCTAAAGTACTATAATCTGGATGAATAGTGGTCATATAAGCACATGTTTCAGCAGCCAAATTATCCAGTTCTTGTGTGGAAACACCTTCATATATACCGGCAATAATACGTTGAGTGACCTTAGCAGCATCAATACGTTCAGGATCTAGACCATAGGATAAACGTGTGATTCTAGCAGtgattttatcaaaacGTACTGGTTCTTTACGACCGTCTCTTTTGATGACATacattattatattttatttctatAGTgtatcaaatttgaaatgcTCAGGCGATTTCTCAAAGTCTCTCGTATTTGACAAAGAATAACAGGACGTAATGAATACTTTTTTTGtactttatatattataagaagaaaaatcgattacttatatataaaattgtttctcAAATTGTGCAGAAatctaatgaaaaagaataagCACGtaaacaagaaaaaagagagaCGCGTAAATAAGACGAGAACATAGCAACCACTCCTAGATTAACCTGTGTGCTGTAGATGTCCAcatgaattgaataaatcattatcagaaagaagaaaagaaaaaaaaaaaaaatttaaatggGATGTGTTGTGTAGTGAAAAATAACCATAGAAACGGGAATTTGAGAAACGCGTGAAAAAATCAAGGAAATTTGAGggcaaattttttttcatatttacTGTTTACGCGTTCCCTCAGAAACCACAGTAGTTCTTCCGCGTTTCAGCCATTAGTGAAGATACTCGAAGGAGAACGAATTCACCAAGTCATGTCACCCAAGAAGCCTTCTTTCAATCCGATTGGGAAGTCTTAAATATTTAGTTGCTACCGACGGTGGTAAGATGTTACAGAATAGGAATTAGTAGGTGCAAGTACATTTACTCAATATAGTAAAAGGTTTGTCTGTGTGTAGGTGTTGTTACAATATTGTACGCAGATTGTTGAGGACAGACCATTTTTGCACGTTACGGGTAGCTTTCAGTTGTAGAAACTCTCTGCAGTTCTCTTGCCATGGCAACCAAATGCAGGTTCTGGAACCTGTAGAAGTAACACTCTTCGTTTCAAAAAGACAAGGCTAAGTTGAATCGTATTGAGAACAGTACTGAGAGTAGTGAAcgtatttgaaaatttcttgacaAATGGTGGGAGTAAGTTCTTTACAGTGAATATTGGAGTATTCAATAGGTTTTTGGAACAGGCATCAGACAAGTCAATTCCAGGTGGGACGATGGCACCAGGGAATTCAACCAGTGAAAtacttgaatttttctgaCATCCTATATGATCAATTGCATAAGTAATGGCAGCCTGGTTCCAAATATTCGTTTTGCTAGATGTATATTATTCACCAAATTCGCCTCTTTTCGGCTTAGAAATACAGAACGGAACTCTTGTCTATCTACATAATAAAgctaataatttttaaGATGTGCAAAAGTGTATACAGTGCAATATATTGCCTTTTGAAGCTCCGAAAGCCATATCGTTCCCAATATGAAATATTCTAATACGCAGACTTTGGAAACAGAAAATTATGTACAGGGCACTTTCTGCCAAAGGATTGCTTTCCCCAAGCAAAGTAGaccttcttttcattttatataataatactatCTCCAGGAAGAATCACTCACATACAGCCAACATGGAAGGACGATTACCTCTTTCTGGATCTTGACATGATACCAATTAAAGTGGCAACACCTGCGATAACACCAGCCCCAATGGCAACGCCTTTAATTGTTTCACTTTGTATTTTTCCTTCTACCACTTTTTTAAGGTTCTGAACCTGTTTATTGTTGGGTTCATGAGAGTGCAATACATCGATATATTTTTTAGCCATGCTGTATTCACTTACCTTGTAGCAGCCTATAGTTAGATAATAAAGGCATTCTCTTCTCCTACTTGGAAATTCCTTGTATATATCAGTCAATATTTTAATGCCCAGCCTTTCATCATCGATATCTTGCGATTTAATCAGTGCCCAAGCATAGTTGAACCTTGATTGTATGGTGGCTTCATCACCCCCTTCGGCGATGACTTGTTGACGCAAAATTTCTATCTGCTGTGGGAACAAAGGATCATTTGCATCCTCCAGCGTGGGCAAAAAGTCGTTTTTAGTCATTGGTATCGTTCTATGATGTCTTTTGTTGTGTCTCAAATCCATGGTCCCAACTTCCTTTTTCTCTATCTTGAGACTTTTATCGACATCCTAATCGGTGctggaaaatttaaaaaaataatttgatgttCGATGAGCTAAACATACTTGATAGGAAGTTACCAATTGCCAATCACAAAATGGAAGATACTACGAAGCTCAATACATCAAAATTAGGTACAAAGCAATACTGGGATGATTTCTATGCCTTGGAAAGACAGAATTTCAGAGAAAACCCAGAAGACACTGGTGAATGTTGGTTTGACGATAGCAACGgagaaatgaaaatggttGAGTTTCTTTCTGATAATATAGGACAGCATTCTATCAAGCAAGATAGTTCAGTACTCGATATGGGGACTGGAAACGGTCATTTGCTGTTTGAATTGATCGAGAACGATTTCACAGGCAAAATGTATGGTGTAGACTATTCTCAAGAAAGTGTTACATTTGCACAGGAGATAGCAAAAGAGAAAGGTCTTGATGATGGTATAGTATTTTCTCAGGcagatatttttgatactGCATGGAATCCCGGGGAGTTTGATATCGTACTAGATAAGGGAACCTTAGATGCTGTTGCATTGAGTGGATTCAAGGTTGATGGTGACAGGCCCATTACTGAAGTGTATAATAAAGTAATTGAGaagcttttgaagaaaggGGGGGTCTTCTTGATAACGTCATGTAATTTCACTCAAGACGAACTCATTAAGattatagaaaatgataaattgaaattctggcattcaattcattatcCAGTCTTAGAATTCGGTGGAGTTAAGGGAAGCACCATATGTAGCGTTGCATTTATTAAAGAGTGAAAAATGAGGAGTGCGGttcatatatatagtatTTTTTACATAAGACAAAGTATTGGAACATTCCTTTATTCGTCCCCGATTGATTTAGTAATGTTATCGTATAATTCATCTCTTGTTTCCTCCTTGCCAGTTTTCAATGCATATGTGACAGGAGTTTTATGATCATCCATTGCGATTATTCTTACGAATTTCTCACTTTGTAAAGAGCCTGGGAAACCTTTCTGGACAGAGAAACCTTTAATCAAAGGTAGATTTAGTATAACTTTCAAGATCCCACGAGATCTCATCAAAATACGATGcttatttgtatttttgtttttattgATCTTTAAAGTTCCTACACCTCTTTCTTTCCAGCCTTCTTTGATGTCTGACAGTTGGTATAGTTTTGCGTTTGCCAGAAACACACATTCGTCCAGTTCTTCACCAGATTTGACGTCCTGCCTATGTAGTTTTACTGAAGGAGTAGATTCTATTGGTACAGTTGACGATTTTTCCTTCTCATCCTTTTCGTTAGTTTCGTCATTGTCTTTCTTCGTTGGGGCAGCTTCGTTCTTACTTAATACTCCAAAGCCACTACCAAAGGAAAAACCCTTACCGAATGCAAAAGGTTTTGAAGAAGACATAGTGGAGTCATCCTTTTCATCCGTTGGAGCATTTTTAGTTACATTAAAACCTGATCCAAATGAAGTCTTCGCACCAAACACAAACTTTGGTTTAGATTCTTTTCTTCCCTCATCCTCCTTTACctcttctttcttctcaCCTTCTTTATCAGTTGTTTCAGTCTTGGCCTTTTTCGAAGAATGGTCTTCTTCACCGgttttttcctctttggAAGGTTCATCCGTATTacttcttgttcttttcaGCGACTCTTCATTCTTAGTcgattcttcttcatcatatttttccTCTTTGTTCTttacttctttttcttctatctttttcttcaataattcttcaCTGTCtgacattttttcaattgatagAAGATGTATCCTATGTTAATCTAATGAGTTTTCTTATATCTTATCTACATTGTAACTTATGCGTATATGTGCAGACCTTCTTACGATAATTTTCGAGATGCTGTTAAAATTTCACAGCTTTATATTTTTAGCATGCGGGTAATATAAcataatttcatttcaattcattataGAGCATATAAGTATAGtatgatatatatactattgAACGCTAAGTTTACAATGGATCAGTTTTGTAGTCAACATCCACCATTGcgttgttattattacagGAGACTTGAATGCGGACATTAAACTTCCTGTCATTACATTCCGCTTCATCATTATAATTCCAagtaattttatcaaattgttcttcttttgatttatttttgaacttTAAATCAGGTTGACCCACAGCAGCTCTGATATCCTTTAAGAGATGCTTTTCCACGTGGTGGTGTAAGTGTCTGACAAATTTCTTGGAGTGACAATTTGCAGTttctttaatcttttctggATCATCATGAGCTTGAGCTAATATGAAAGGCGGGTAGTACTTTAGTTGGCAATGGatcttatcaaattcattatcttcagtttcattttttaaaaaaacttcaaaatcatttaaatcttcaaagacTTTCAATGATTCACCTGCTTTGGTGACGATGGTATTGTATTTTGGACCTTTGTTCTTCTTTGCCATTTTTGTAGTCGTAGTAGTAGCTATAGTAGTAgttgttgttgttcttgttgttgttcttgttgttATTGAATTACAGGAAATagcaaaattaaaaatatgCGTATTTGGTggtttatatattttttcagtCCCAATTTTTCCACAATTCCCTTTCTCCTATCCTCCTCGAATCCCCTCATAATCTGCTTCCCCAATAACTGGGAAGCCAATACAATTAGCCGCTGATGCACCCACAAGTCACAAAAGGCAGCAGCAAAATGTCGAAATTAAGAACGGCGGCTACCCCGCATTGTGTGGGGGGAGACTCCCGCACGGCGGGGTAGACTACAATGGGGGGAGAATTGTGACGGCAGGATAGGTATATTGACTATGTTTGTGTTGTTAAAGATATCTGTACTCTGCTGATGCTTAAACCGGTCGGGATTAACTGTAGTAGAATTTCGAAAGATCATAAGGAGAACTAGTATGGGATGAATTTTCCAGATTCCCTATTAGGCACTATGGCCGAGTGGTTAAGGCGACAGACTTGAAATCTGTTGGGCTCTGCCCGCGCTGGTTCAAATCCTGCTGGTGTCGTTGTATCTTTTTCCCATTTTTTTCGGTGATTTCCCAAAAACCACTGGAACGAATTCCGCGCCAGCGAGAGGAAAGCAGGTTATCCGCATTCATATAGAGTATTATATGGCTATCATTAGGTGAGGGTGTATACTATCCagataaatataaatagaTGCGTAGTCTGGAAGGTTTATAAAAGTATGGTTTGTATTCTCTTTAGAAGGGTAACAATCAAAAGAACCATAGTACTTTTAAATTAGCACTATTTGATACAGAACCCTTCTCCGGAAGAAAACAATAGATAACTCAAATCCGTTATTAGAGTGCCTGGTCATTGAATAATACATAAGTCCCTTTAAACGTCACATCCCCTTTTGAGTATGTACCAATAAATACCTAAAAGGGAATTACATTAAATGGTGTGGATAGCTTGTTTTAAAAATGTTTTTCACATACCGTATGCGTCAGGCAACCAGGCACATATTTTggtaaataaaataatggaGTGATAA
Coding sequences within it:
- the KAFR0B01400 gene encoding uncharacterized protein (similar to Saccharomyces cerevisiae YER067W and YIL057C; ancestral locus Anc_7.248) yields the protein MAKKNKGPKYNTIVTKAGESLKVFEDLNDFEVFLKNETEDNEFDKIHCQLKYYPPFILAQAHDDPEKIKETANCHSKKFVRHLHHHVEKHLLKDIRAAVGQPDLKFKNKSKEEQFDKITWNYNDEAECNDRKFNVRIQVSCNNNNAMVDVDYKTDPL
- the EFM4 gene encoding Efm4p (similar to Saccharomyces cerevisiae YIL064W; ancestral locus Anc_7.254), with product MEDTTKLNTSKLGTKQYWDDFYALERQNFRENPEDTGECWFDDSNGEMKMVEFLSDNIGQHSIKQDSSVLDMGTGNGHLLFELIENDFTGKMYGVDYSQESVTFAQEIAKEKGLDDGIVFSQADIFDTAWNPGEFDIVLDKGTLDAVALSGFKVDGDRPITEVYNKVIEKLLKKGGVFLITSCNFTQDELIKIIENDKLKFWHSIHYPVLEFGGVKGSTICSVAFIKE
- the YRB2 gene encoding Yrb2p (similar to Saccharomyces cerevisiae YRB2 (YIL063C); ancestral locus Anc_7.253), with the translated sequence MSDSEELLKKKIEEKEVKNKEEKYDEEESTKNEESLKRTRSNTDEPSKEEKTGEEDHSSKKAKTETTDKEGEKKEEVKEDEGRKESKPKFVFGAKTSFGSGFNVTKNAPTDEKDDSTMSSSKPFAFGKGFSFGSGFGVLSKNEAAPTKKDNDETNEKDEKEKSSTVPIESTPSVKLHRQDVKSGEELDECVFLANAKLYQLSDIKEGWKERGVGTLKINKNKNTNKHRILMRSRGILKVILNLPLIKGFSVQKGFPGSLQSEKFVRIIAMDDHKTPVTYALKTGKEETRDELYDNITKSIGDE
- the FIS1 gene encoding Fis1p (similar to Saccharomyces cerevisiae FIS1 (YIL065C); ancestral locus Anc_7.255); this encodes MTKNDFLPTLEDANDPLFPQQIEILRQQVIAEGGDEATIQSRFNYAWALIKSQDIDDERLGIKILTDIYKEFPSRRRECLYYLTIGCYKVSEYSMAKKYIDVLHSHEPNNKQVQNLKKVVEGKIQSETIKGVAIGAGVIAGVATLIGIMSRSRKR
- the KAFR0B01360 gene encoding uncharacterized protein (similar to Saccharomyces cerevisiae RNR1 (YER070W) and RNR3 (YIL066C); ancestral locus Anc_7.256), producing the protein MYVIKRDGRKEPVRFDKITARITRLSYGLDPERIDAAKVTQRIIAGIYEGVSTQELDNLAAETCAYMTTIHPDYSTLAARLAISNLHKQTTKQFSQVVSNLHHYINPATGKHAPLVSKRVYDIVMKNKDVLNSAIVYDRDYNFNYFGFKTLERSYLLRIEDKVVERPQHLLMRVALGIHMDDIESAIESYNLMSLKYFIHATPTLFNAGTPHPQMSSCFLVSMKDDSIDGIFETLKECALISKSAGGIGVHVHDIRGSDSYIAGTNGKAKGMMPVVSIFNTTARFVTQGGNKRPGAIAFFLEPWHPDVFKFIEMRKNHGDEEYRARDLFPALWIPDLFMKRVADNGQWTFFSSSEAPGLSDVYGDEFEELYERYEREGRGKTIKAQKLWYAILEAQTETGTPFMCYKDAANQKSNQKNLGTIKSSNLCCEILEYSNPEETAVCNLASICLPTFIEYSEDNKTSTYNFDKLHSVAKVITRNLNRVIDNNYYPVPEAKRSNMRHRPIALGVQGLADTFMMLRLPFESDEATKLNKQIFETIYHASLEASCELAQKEGHYETFPGSPASQGILQMDMWNAEPFGMWDWETLRKDIVKYGIRNSLTMAPMPTASTSQIMGFNECFEPITSNMYQRRVLSGEFQIVNPYLLRDLVDLGIWDDSMKQYLITQNGSIQNLPNVPDELKELYKTVWEISQKKILDMAADRSIYIDQSHSLNLFIRAPTMGKITSMHFYGWKKGLKTGMYYLRTQAASAAIQFTIDQSVADQAANNIAIMETLHRPEYITQGPRFANTDIERSSSPVSTDSSISSGMSSMKLENQEPIRPADTNSTEKIPVSVSTSDQVNVSTQ